One Methanobacterium sp. genomic region harbors:
- a CDS encoding alpha/beta fold hydrolase, translating into MDIKIDIKEIIGENAKNGYIPVELITDRGEVSCRFYKVDSDNLSVIWVGGVGGDWDTPSEELYPDLSEKLKKNNISSLRIRYRYPHDIEESVYDVLAGIKFLKNVGASKIALVGHSIGGAVVIQAAALSSSVKTVVTLSTQSHGTDSVSNFSQGTSILIIHGSDDPVLPINCSKQVYNKAHDPKEIVILTGNAHCLDESSEKVHQIVYDWIVSELTN; encoded by the coding sequence ATGGATATTAAAATAGATATCAAAGAAATTATAGGAGAAAATGCTAAAAATGGTTATATTCCTGTAGAATTGATAACTGATAGAGGTGAAGTATCCTGCCGATTTTATAAAGTTGACAGCGACAATTTAAGCGTAATTTGGGTAGGTGGAGTAGGTGGAGATTGGGACACACCATCTGAAGAATTATACCCCGATCTATCTGAAAAACTTAAAAAAAATAACATATCTTCCCTTAGAATCCGCTACAGATATCCTCATGATATTGAAGAATCGGTATATGATGTACTTGCTGGAATTAAGTTTTTAAAAAATGTAGGGGCATCTAAAATTGCTTTAGTTGGCCATTCAATTGGAGGAGCAGTGGTGATTCAAGCTGCTGCATTATCCAGTTCTGTTAAAACTGTAGTTACACTTTCAACTCAAAGCCACGGGACTGATTCAGTTTCTAATTTTTCTCAAGGCACTTCCATATTAATTATCCACGGATCTGATGATCCTGTTCTTCCCATTAACTGCTCTAAACAGGTTTACAATAAAGCACATGATCCAAAGGAAATAGTTATATTAACTGGAAATGCACATTGTCTGGATGAATCTTCTGAAAAAGTCCACCAGATAGTATATGATTGGATTGTATCAGAATTAACCAATTAA
- a CDS encoding nuclear transport factor 2 family protein: MKCEENIELEVMDMLKKYAKAYADKDIDAMVDLFIDDPNIVAIGTGTDEWVHGCEELREGFKRDFSQADNIQVKFEKVTIQYAGNVAWLSALMTMYAVISGKEVLLSGRLSMVLENKGDKWLFAHLHFSLPANQQEVGHSFPEWIIS, from the coding sequence ATGAAATGTGAGGAAAACATAGAGCTTGAAGTTATGGATATGCTTAAAAAGTATGCAAAAGCATACGCAGACAAAGATATTGATGCTATGGTAGATCTGTTTATAGATGATCCGAATATTGTAGCGATAGGTACAGGCACGGATGAATGGGTTCATGGCTGTGAAGAGCTTAGGGAAGGATTTAAACGTGATTTTTCCCAGGCTGATAATATCCAGGTTAAATTTGAAAAGGTTACTATTCAATATGCAGGCAATGTGGCATGGTTATCCGCATTGATGACAATGTACGCCGTAATTTCAGGAAAAGAAGTGCTACTTTCAGGGCGGTTAAGTATGGTTCTTGAAAATAAAGGGGATAAATGGTTATTTGCACACCTACATTTTTCTTTACCTGCAAATCAACAGGAAGTAGGGCATTCCTTCCCAGAATGGATTATAAGCTGA
- a CDS encoding histidine kinase dimerization/phosphoacceptor domain -containing protein, with product MNVFALISLVAFMVCFFLGNFIYHKNPKSRLNSIIALTCIFVGFLAFIEFEYRHAETFQTAFFWLKISTLWPIVPSLLLHVSLIFTKSPYLKNKLTYLLIYLPGIAISAIGLTTDLLISGASKEYWGWTYTIPADATLYNIMSLWTVVAVVLAGGICFAYYLKSYDLKKKQAKYIFAGLYIPFFISLGTDFILPIVFLRVPELTMTTMTMGITLMSYGIWKYKFPALTPAIAANSIVSTMSNFFFLLDDDMLIVKVNQATMDLLGVDDSELVDKPLNTVFAEDQKSLFKKNPFNGDKKSITNIETMFKAKNGQLIPVFLSLSQIEIDNSQTLGIVCIGNDITDIKLAENKIKASLEEKGLLLQEIHHRVKNNLQIISSLLSLQSKYVKDEEDLELFRESQSRVRSMAFIHEQLYQSSDFTNIEFGTYVKNLINYLSYSYSIDSSYINFNLDIDDVSLDINTAIPCGLIINELVTNSLKYAFPADNCGKSSDIILNEICIYLHSYKEDKFILVISDNGVGLPESTDFKNSNTLGLLLVNSLVDQLDGSIELDRINGTRFRLIFNKLDYKN from the coding sequence ATGAACGTATTTGCATTAATTTCACTGGTAGCCTTTATGGTGTGTTTTTTTCTTGGTAATTTTATTTACCATAAAAATCCAAAAAGCCGGTTAAATAGCATAATTGCGTTAACATGTATATTTGTAGGATTTCTCGCGTTTATAGAATTTGAATACAGGCATGCTGAAACCTTTCAGACAGCATTTTTCTGGTTAAAAATTAGTACTCTATGGCCCATAGTACCGTCCTTACTTCTGCATGTCTCATTGATATTTACTAAATCTCCCTATTTAAAAAATAAATTAACCTATCTTTTAATATACCTGCCGGGAATTGCCATTTCCGCAATTGGATTAACCACTGATTTACTTATATCCGGCGCTTCAAAAGAATACTGGGGATGGACTTACACTATTCCTGCAGATGCAACATTATACAACATCATGTCGCTATGGACAGTTGTTGCAGTGGTTTTAGCTGGAGGAATATGTTTTGCATATTATTTAAAATCATACGATTTAAAGAAAAAACAGGCCAAATACATTTTTGCAGGTCTTTACATACCTTTCTTTATAAGTTTAGGAACCGACTTTATTTTACCTATTGTATTTTTAAGGGTACCTGAACTGACAATGACCACCATGACCATGGGAATCACCCTTATGAGCTATGGAATCTGGAAATACAAATTTCCTGCACTTACTCCCGCCATCGCTGCAAATAGTATTGTGTCTACCATGTCAAACTTTTTCTTTTTACTTGATGATGACATGCTCATAGTAAAGGTTAATCAGGCAACTATGGATCTTTTAGGGGTTGATGATTCAGAATTAGTTGATAAACCCCTCAATACTGTCTTTGCAGAGGATCAAAAGTCTTTATTTAAAAAAAATCCATTTAACGGCGATAAAAAATCAATAACTAATATAGAAACCATGTTCAAGGCTAAAAATGGTCAGTTAATTCCAGTATTTTTGTCCCTCTCTCAAATTGAAATTGATAACTCCCAAACATTGGGGATAGTTTGTATTGGTAATGATATTACCGATATTAAACTGGCAGAAAATAAAATTAAAGCATCCCTTGAGGAAAAAGGGCTGCTGCTTCAAGAAATCCACCACCGTGTTAAAAATAATTTACAGATTATAAGCAGCCTGCTCAGCCTCCAATCTAAATATGTAAAAGATGAAGAAGATCTTGAACTTTTTAGAGAAAGCCAAAGCAGAGTTAGATCTATGGCATTTATCCATGAACAGCTGTATCAATCATCTGATTTTACAAATATTGAATTTGGAACATATGTTAAAAATCTAATAAATTATTTGTCCTATTCATATTCCATAGATTCTTCTTACATAAACTTTAACTTAGATATTGATGATGTTTCACTGGACATCAATACAGCAATTCCATGTGGTTTAATTATCAATGAACTTGTAACTAATTCGTTAAAATATGCATTTCCAGCAGATAACTGCGGTAAATCATCTGATATAATTTTAAATGAGATATGTATATATTTACATTCTTATAAAGAAGATAAATTCATTTTAGTTATAAGCGACAATGGTGTTGGATTACCAGAAAGCACTGATTTCAAGAATAGTAACACTTTAGGTTTATTACTAGTAAACAGTCTTGTAGATCAACTAGATGGTTCTATAGAACTTGACAGAATTAATGGAACTAGATTTAGACTAATTTTCAATAAATTAGATTATAAAAATTAA
- a CDS encoding FprA family A-type flavoprotein has product MKADAVKIKDDVYWVGVFDWDLRSYHGYTLNGTTYNAYLVFGEDKTVLIDNTYPGTASQMWGRIEDACAKEGKEFKIDIIIQNHVEKDHSGALSDVHKKFPDAPVYCTQKALEGLKRHYSLENANFNVVKTGDELDIGNKKLAFLEAPLLHWPDSMFTLLVDDGILFSNDAFGQHLGFRQRLDTEIPEFILMDAAKKFYANLLTPLSPLILRKFKEVEDLALLDKIEIIAPSHGQIWTDPMKIIEAYSNWATGKCRNKVTIVYDTMHGSTQKMAHAFAEGIMSEDVDVFMYFLHEDERSEIVKDILDSKAVLFGIPTIFNKPYPSIGDLMYYLEGLRFDRTGFKKLALIFGSHGWAGGGVRKIADELEKSGFEVFDKLEVNYVPGKEELDKCYELGKNLAVELKNRQAI; this is encoded by the coding sequence ATGAAGGCAGATGCAGTTAAAATTAAAGATGATGTATATTGGGTAGGAGTCTTTGACTGGGATTTAAGAAGTTATCATGGATACACTCTAAATGGTACAACATATAACGCTTACTTAGTATTTGGAGAAGACAAAACAGTCTTAATTGATAATACATATCCTGGAACAGCTTCTCAAATGTGGGGTAGAATTGAAGATGCCTGCGCTAAAGAGGGAAAAGAATTCAAAATAGATATTATAATTCAAAACCATGTTGAAAAAGATCACAGCGGGGCCCTGTCTGATGTGCATAAAAAATTCCCAGATGCACCAGTATACTGTACACAAAAGGCACTAGAAGGACTTAAAAGACATTATTCCCTTGAAAATGCAAATTTCAACGTTGTCAAAACTGGAGATGAACTTGACATTGGGAATAAAAAATTAGCCTTCCTTGAAGCTCCACTGCTTCATTGGCCTGACAGCATGTTTACACTGCTTGTTGATGATGGCATATTATTTTCAAATGATGCATTTGGACAGCATCTAGGTTTTAGACAAAGATTAGACACTGAAATTCCAGAATTTATATTAATGGACGCTGCCAAAAAATTCTATGCTAATTTACTTACACCTTTATCCCCTTTAATACTTAGGAAATTTAAAGAAGTTGAAGATTTAGCACTGCTTGATAAAATTGAAATAATTGCCCCATCACATGGCCAGATATGGACAGATCCAATGAAAATCATTGAAGCATACAGCAACTGGGCTACAGGTAAATGTAGAAATAAAGTGACCATTGTATACGACACAATGCACGGCTCAACACAAAAGATGGCCCATGCATTTGCAGAGGGGATAATGAGCGAAGATGTTGATGTGTTCATGTACTTTTTACATGAAGACGAGCGGAGTGAAATTGTAAAAGATATTTTAGATAGTAAAGCTGTCTTATTTGGGATTCCAACAATATTCAACAAACCATACCCAAGTATCGGTGACCTAATGTATTACCTTGAAGGCTTAAGGTTTGATAGAACAGGGTTTAAAAAATTAGCTCTTATTTTTGGTTCCCATGGATGGGCCGGCGGTGGAGTCCGGAAAATAGCAGATGAACTTGAAAAATCCGGTTTTGAAGTATTTGACAAACTAGAAGTAAACTATGTCCCCGGTAAAGAAGAACTGGATAAATGCTACGAACTGGGTAAAAATCTAGCTGTTGAGCTTAAAAACAGGCAGGCAATTTAA
- a CDS encoding metallophosphoesterase — protein MKDTSSNDLKDFKIREKLQWAMSKSMEKMGMHEFDSCHFEIVPVEITVPGLDPSFDGYSIAHITDIHLGQWISTDRLNGVMDLVNQQNPDMVAITGDFVSYAIDHLVDDLTNCLKKLQPMDVSLAVLGNHDHWLGADKIRNILQESDIIDISNDVYTLKRGDAVLHVAGVDSVTLNKHRLDLVMNKLPSCGPAILLAHEPDFADISSTTGRFSLQISGHSHGGQFMIPGIGTFIRGPHFLKYPVGKYKVGDMVQYTNRGLGTNIFWLRINCPPEITVINLRTPK, from the coding sequence ATGAAGGATACGTCTTCAAATGACTTAAAGGATTTTAAAATACGAGAAAAATTGCAGTGGGCAATGTCCAAGTCCATGGAAAAAATGGGAATGCATGAATTTGATTCGTGTCATTTTGAAATAGTGCCGGTTGAAATAACAGTTCCTGGACTGGACCCTTCTTTTGATGGCTACAGCATTGCACATATCACTGATATTCATTTAGGGCAATGGATATCAACAGATAGACTAAATGGAGTCATGGATCTTGTCAATCAACAAAATCCAGATATGGTAGCAATAACCGGTGATTTTGTATCTTATGCAATCGATCATCTTGTAGATGATTTAACTAACTGTCTTAAGAAACTTCAACCCATGGATGTGTCACTAGCAGTCCTTGGAAATCACGACCACTGGCTTGGGGCCGATAAAATTCGTAATATACTGCAAGAAAGCGATATAATAGACATCAGTAATGATGTTTATACTTTAAAACGTGGAGATGCTGTGCTGCACGTAGCAGGTGTTGACAGTGTCACCTTAAATAAACACCGCTTGGATCTGGTTATGAATAAATTACCCTCTTGCGGACCTGCAATACTGCTTGCACATGAACCCGACTTTGCAGATATCAGCTCAACAACAGGGAGATTCAGTTTACAGATTTCAGGCCATTCACATGGAGGACAATTTATGATACCTGGTATTGGAACATTTATCCGGGGGCCCCACTTCTTAAAATATCCAGTCGGTAAGTACAAAGTGGGGGATATGGTCCAGTACACAAACCGCGGGCTTGGAACAAACATATTCTGGCTTAGAATTAACTGTCCCCCTGAAATTACTGTGATAAACCTCAGAACACCCAAATAA
- a CDS encoding DUF5750 family protein has translation MKVKVVDYGVSDDPKKYYVTYKITDIDEESINKLKNRVEEELDLKSGDLYLTAYFNKEYYPFGSEESKYRSEDFIAREEIEMWAYLMSLLED, from the coding sequence ATGAAAGTTAAAGTTGTTGATTACGGAGTTTCAGATGATCCCAAAAAGTACTATGTGACTTATAAAATTACTGATATCGATGAAGAATCAATAAATAAACTTAAAAATCGCGTTGAAGAAGAATTAGATCTTAAATCCGGAGATTTATATTTAACTGCCTATTTTAACAAAGAATATTATCCATTTGGAAGTGAAGAATCTAAATACCGCAGTGAAGACTTTATAGCAAGGGAAGAAATTGAAATGTGGGCATATTTAATGAGTCTTTTGGAGGATTAA
- a CDS encoding PaaI family thioesterase: MEKIKEFFKKDKFAEYAGIELLEVKEGWAKSKMEITENHLNGIGTVHGGAIFTLADFTFAAAANSYKTVTVAINANISFMKAARSGTLFAEAEEISVNPKLGTYTITVTNDNDALIAIFQGMAYRKRDKIDI; encoded by the coding sequence ATGGAAAAGATTAAAGAATTCTTTAAAAAAGATAAATTTGCTGAATATGCAGGTATAGAACTACTTGAAGTTAAAGAAGGATGGGCAAAATCTAAAATGGAAATAACTGAAAATCATCTTAATGGGATTGGAACTGTTCACGGAGGGGCTATATTTACTTTAGCAGATTTTACCTTTGCTGCTGCTGCAAATTCTTACAAAACTGTTACAGTAGCTATAAATGCAAATATCTCCTTTATGAAAGCCGCTAGATCTGGAACTCTATTTGCTGAAGCAGAAGAGATATCTGTAAATCCAAAGCTCGGTACTTATACAATTACAGTTACCAATGATAACGATGCGTTAATAGCAATCTTCCAGGGGATGGCCTACAGAAAGAGGGATAAAATAGATATTTAA
- a CDS encoding DUF6884 domain-containing protein: MKSLCIIACGKKKIWDENPEAGPVKAENLYTGSFARKCIQYAKKSDFDSWCILSAKYGFLFPDEVVQGQYSECFHNKTSNSITLKNLFLQIKSKELDKYEKITILGGNYYTHMMKKLFSEKEVLNPLNGCKGIGHMMKKLNYLIDTASL; encoded by the coding sequence ATGAAATCTCTGTGCATAATCGCATGTGGAAAAAAGAAAATATGGGATGAAAATCCCGAAGCAGGCCCTGTAAAAGCAGAAAATTTGTATACAGGTTCATTTGCCAGAAAATGCATTCAATACGCTAAAAAGTCTGATTTTGATTCATGGTGCATTTTATCAGCTAAATATGGGTTTTTATTTCCAGATGAAGTTGTCCAGGGACAGTACAGTGAATGTTTCCACAATAAAACATCAAATTCAATTACATTAAAGAATCTTTTTTTACAGATAAAGTCTAAAGAACTTGATAAATACGAAAAAATCACTATTCTTGGTGGGAATTATTATACCCACATGATGAAAAAATTGTTTAGTGAAAAAGAAGTTCTTAATCCGTTAAATGGATGCAAAGGTATTGGACACATGATGAAGAAACTCAATTATTTAATTGACACTGCATCACTTTAA
- a CDS encoding ZIP family zinc transporter — MIPEWIMAGLWGLIAGSALLIGALFAYVFEIPQRIVASIMAFGAGVLLSAISLELMEESFSLGGFPNMVTGFLLGALIFTVINIYLARYGAKHRKRSGKQVQSNGMSEDNSLAIVVGSVIDGIPESTAIGITIITGGAVSVATVVAIFISNIPEGLSSTAGIKNAGWNPGSIFGMWLLITAVSGLASLAGYAVFSQLPSSINSLTLALAAGGILAMLVDTMIPEAFSETHDLAGLITVLGFIVSFILSKIG; from the coding sequence ATGATACCTGAATGGATTATGGCAGGATTATGGGGTTTAATAGCAGGATCGGCTCTTTTAATAGGGGCATTGTTTGCATACGTATTTGAAATTCCGCAGCGCATAGTAGCTTCCATAATGGCCTTTGGTGCAGGTGTTTTACTTTCAGCGATCTCCCTAGAATTAATGGAAGAGTCATTTTCCCTTGGAGGATTCCCCAATATGGTTACAGGTTTTCTTCTGGGCGCCTTAATTTTTACAGTTATAAATATTTACCTCGCGCGTTATGGGGCTAAACACCGTAAACGTTCAGGTAAACAGGTTCAATCAAACGGCATGTCAGAAGATAATAGTTTAGCTATTGTTGTAGGCTCTGTAATAGACGGGATTCCTGAATCAACTGCGATAGGGATTACTATAATTACAGGAGGAGCAGTAAGTGTTGCAACTGTCGTTGCAATATTTATATCCAATATACCTGAGGGCTTATCAAGTACAGCAGGTATCAAAAATGCAGGGTGGAATCCTGGTTCAATATTTGGTATGTGGCTCCTTATTACAGCTGTCAGCGGGTTAGCATCCCTTGCAGGTTATGCTGTCTTCAGCCAGCTTCCGTCGAGTATAAACTCATTAACTCTAGCGCTTGCAGCAGGTGGAATTCTTGCAATGCTTGTAGATACAATGATTCCGGAAGCTTTTTCAGAAACTCATGATCTTGCAGGTTTAATTACAGTTTTAGGGTTTATAGTTTCATTTATTCTTTCAAAAATAGGATGA
- a CDS encoding UbiA family prenyltransferase — translation MHLNVNYGNIEFKSLKYLKNEITYGGYLAALCSPCFILSTSIILDIRISIPMLLISYLLPLIIYSYDYYKDIDKDIKNNSERATFLKRKADRYPFVFTFYSLFLVSLLVLYSNWSMVVFIGAIMAGGILYNVVLKKLTKKIPAFKNMFTALTWALVGAFFPLFYYSMGINLSFIIAFLFIFMRVLNNVMFFDLKDIENDRSEGLKTLPVMLGKKGALNFLQALNVISFIPLVVGVYFNIIDIKGILLLIFLFYSYFYINKANSASSSELEKTAHTLADLEFILWPVVLIAVPFLNIV, via the coding sequence ATGCATTTGAACGTGAATTATGGAAATATCGAATTTAAGTCTTTGAAATATTTAAAAAATGAAATTACCTATGGAGGATATTTAGCTGCACTGTGCAGTCCATGTTTTATATTATCTACCTCGATTATTTTGGATATCCGAATTTCTATACCCATGCTGCTAATATCATATTTGCTGCCTTTGATAATTTACAGCTACGATTACTATAAAGACATAGATAAGGATATTAAAAACAATTCAGAAAGGGCTACTTTTTTAAAAAGGAAAGCAGATAGATATCCATTTGTATTCACTTTTTACAGTTTATTTTTGGTTTCTCTGCTGGTCTTATATTCAAACTGGAGCATGGTCGTTTTTATAGGGGCCATAATGGCCGGTGGGATACTGTACAATGTGGTGCTCAAAAAACTAACAAAAAAGATTCCTGCATTTAAAAATATGTTTACAGCATTAACATGGGCACTGGTAGGGGCATTTTTCCCACTTTTTTACTATTCCATGGGTATTAACCTGTCTTTTATCATAGCATTTCTGTTTATATTTATGAGAGTCTTGAACAATGTTATGTTCTTTGATTTGAAGGATATAGAAAATGACAGGTCTGAAGGCTTAAAAACACTCCCTGTAATGCTGGGAAAAAAAGGTGCATTAAACTTTCTACAGGCTTTAAACGTTATTTCATTCATTCCTTTAGTGGTGGGAGTGTACTTTAACATAATTGATATTAAGGGTATTTTATTGCTAATTTTCCTTTTTTATAGTTATTTCTATATTAATAAGGCAAATTCAGCATCAAGTAGTGAATTAGAAAAAACTGCACATACATTAGCAGATTTAGAGTTTATTTTATGGCCTGTTGTTCTTATAGCGGTCCCATTTTTAAATATAGTCTAA
- a CDS encoding SAM-dependent methyltransferase encodes MTFSLYILIILAIIGLFLIWIFWSSIIGAGFQPTSKKLVKQMLDMAEIGPEDIVYDLGSGDGRIVINAVKKYNAKAVGLEADPSRVFWSRLVITLSGIGNRAKIIWGNFFNQNISEATVVTLFLSNTANQKLKSKFLEELKPGTRIVSYVWKFRGWKPVKVDENEEIYLYVIGQSNLSLKECNIRYY; translated from the coding sequence ATGACATTTTCATTGTATATACTCATAATTCTAGCAATAATTGGACTTTTTTTAATATGGATATTCTGGTCAAGTATTATAGGTGCTGGATTTCAGCCTACTTCTAAAAAATTGGTTAAACAGATGTTGGATATGGCAGAAATAGGTCCAGAAGATATTGTATATGATCTAGGCTCTGGCGACGGTAGAATTGTGATTAATGCTGTTAAAAAGTATAATGCAAAGGCAGTGGGGTTGGAAGCAGATCCGTCCCGCGTATTCTGGTCCCGCTTAGTCATAACACTTTCAGGTATTGGAAACAGGGCCAAAATTATATGGGGAAACTTTTTCAATCAAAATATCAGTGAAGCTACAGTGGTAACTTTATTTTTAAGTAATACTGCCAATCAAAAATTAAAATCTAAGTTTTTGGAAGAGTTAAAGCCGGGAACTAGAATTGTTTCATATGTCTGGAAATTCAGAGGGTGGAAACCAGTAAAAGTAGATGAAAATGAAGAGATTTATTTGTATGTAATAGGCCAAAGTAATTTATCACTAAAAGAATGTAATATACGTTATTATTAG
- a CDS encoding phage holin family protein, with protein sequence MDKNQNILWMGRTLVLLISEVAGLMLMTWLLPGLSINSWETALIVVVLVGIINAIFWPILSYYTLPFLVFTFGVGTLLLNGLLIWFISLFVPGITIKDSALFLVPLGIALINTLASGALTIGDEASYYRSVLRRYAERFSKNNHSDKPGVIFLEIDGLAEAVLQKALDKEYMPTLKGWIEKGSHKILQWETDLSSQTGASQAGILHGNNHDMPAFRWVEKENDNKLRVSTGLFDAPLLERRVSDGKGLLAVNGASRSNLFSGDALNAIFTYSKLSDLSKFYTKAWYFFYSNPYNFARTIVLFLWDILLEIASRFRQWRKDVRPRMNRSIIYLAVRATANVFLREITTSTIIGDIFTGRADAVYATYVGYDEIAHHSGTKDSDAFYALKQLDKQFLLLDDARKSASRPYHFVILSDHGQSNGATFKQRYGISLEGLVRELIPKDLKIYYEFDTNEDHFSQVITYPIADGKRWISEKRENAIKGSKEFTGNIKQSIERQETKWMKEKRENAVKSSKEFTGNIWQSIDKDDKISERLEKFNEALKIPVKPREKPIDHKDADVTVLASGNLGLIYFKKWESRMTFEEINAVFPELIPGLIRHEGIGFIMVRSSKEGPIVIGSKGVYYLKDNQIEGENPLKGFGKNAALHLKRTDSFKYVPDILVNSLYDSAKNEVAAFEELIGSHGGLGGEQSKPFLLYPSSWNLEKEEIVGAEKLHNVLKSKLDELWLNTENK encoded by the coding sequence ATGGATAAAAACCAGAACATTCTATGGATGGGCCGTACATTAGTTTTATTGATATCCGAAGTAGCAGGACTTATGTTAATGACATGGCTTCTTCCGGGACTGAGCATTAACAGCTGGGAAACAGCATTGATAGTAGTTGTATTAGTTGGTATAATAAATGCTATCTTTTGGCCTATTTTATCATATTATACCCTTCCTTTTCTTGTTTTTACCTTTGGAGTAGGTACATTACTTTTAAATGGTTTGCTTATATGGTTTATCAGTCTTTTTGTCCCTGGAATCACTATAAAAGACTCAGCTTTATTTCTGGTTCCTCTAGGGATAGCACTTATTAACACGCTTGCATCTGGAGCTTTAACTATTGGAGATGAGGCATCTTATTATAGATCCGTTTTAAGGAGATATGCTGAACGCTTTTCAAAAAATAATCATTCTGATAAACCTGGCGTTATATTTTTAGAAATTGATGGACTGGCAGAAGCTGTCTTACAAAAAGCTCTAGATAAAGAATACATGCCCACACTTAAAGGGTGGATAGAAAAAGGAAGCCATAAAATTCTTCAGTGGGAAACTGATTTATCTTCCCAAACTGGTGCTTCCCAGGCAGGTATTCTTCATGGAAATAATCACGACATGCCTGCTTTCAGGTGGGTTGAAAAGGAAAATGATAATAAATTAAGGGTATCTACTGGATTATTTGATGCACCTTTACTTGAACGGCGTGTATCAGATGGAAAAGGATTGCTTGCAGTAAATGGAGCAAGTAGATCTAATCTTTTCTCTGGAGATGCATTAAATGCCATATTTACCTACAGCAAACTCAGTGATTTATCGAAGTTTTATACAAAGGCATGGTATTTTTTCTATTCTAATCCCTACAACTTTGCACGTACCATTGTGCTGTTTTTATGGGACATTCTTCTGGAAATTGCATCCCGCTTCAGGCAGTGGAGAAAAGATGTACGACCTCGAATGAACCGCAGCATTATTTATTTAGCTGTGAGGGCTACAGCCAATGTTTTTTTACGCGAGATAACAACAAGTACCATCATTGGAGATATTTTTACAGGCCGGGCTGATGCAGTGTATGCTACATATGTAGGTTACGATGAAATAGCACACCATTCAGGTACAAAAGATAGTGATGCTTTTTATGCACTTAAACAGTTAGATAAACAATTTTTGCTCCTAGATGATGCAAGAAAGAGTGCTTCAAGACCATATCACTTTGTGATACTTTCTGATCATGGGCAAAGTAATGGAGCAACATTTAAACAGCGCTATGGAATTTCTTTAGAAGGTTTAGTACGCGAACTAATTCCTAAGGACTTAAAAATATATTACGAGTTCGATACAAATGAGGATCACTTTAGCCAGGTAATTACGTATCCTATTGCCGATGGGAAACGCTGGATAAGTGAAAAGAGAGAAAATGCAATCAAAGGAAGTAAAGAATTCACCGGAAATATCAAGCAGTCAATTGAGAGACAGGAAACTAAATGGATGAAGGAAAAACGAGAAAATGCAGTTAAAAGCAGTAAAGAATTCACCGGAAATATCTGGCAATCAATTGATAAGGATGATAAAATAAGTGAACGGCTGGAAAAATTTAATGAAGCACTCAAAATTCCAGTAAAACCACGAGAAAAACCTATTGATCATAAAGATGCAGATGTCACAGTGCTTGCTTCAGGTAACCTTGGCTTGATCTACTTCAAAAAATGGGAAAGTAGAATGACCTTTGAAGAGATCAATGCTGTATTTCCTGAATTAATTCCAGGTTTAATACGACATGAAGGTATTGGATTTATAATGGTTCGATCCAGTAAGGAAGGACCTATTGTAATTGGCTCTAAAGGAGTTTATTATTTAAAAGATAATCAAATAGAAGGAGAAAACCCTCTTAAAGGTTTTGGAAAAAACGCAGCTTTACATTTAAAAAGGACAGACAGTTTTAAATATGTACCTGATATTCTGGTAAACAGCTTATATGACAGCGCAAAAAATGAAGTGGCTGCTTTTGAAGAATTGATAGGCAGTCATGGAGGATTAGGTGGTGAACAGTCAAAACCATTCTTATTATATCCATCGAGCTGGAATTTAGAAAAAGAAGAAATAGTAGGGGCTGAAAAACTTCACAATGTTTTAAAAAGTAAGTTAGATGAACTATGGTTAAATACTGAAAATAAATAA